From Bacteroidota bacterium, a single genomic window includes:
- the icd gene encoding NADP-dependent isocitrate dehydrogenase, whose amino-acid sequence MSGEKIKIANGKLIVPNNPIIPFIEGDGTGPDIWRASVRVLDAAVNKAYNGSRKIEWLEVLAGEKAFNKTQNWLPDETLDTIREYLVAIKGPLTTPIGGGIRSLNVALRQILDLYVCLRPVQYFTGVPSPVKFPEKVDMIIFRENTEDIYAGIEFAAGSDDNKKFLDWFKGAFEKEFKKIRFGTEASVSEWIQQAGDTSSENKVMVGIGIKPVSQQGSARLIRAAIKYAIDYKRKSVTIVHKGNIMKFTEGGFLSWGYALAEKEFGSDVYTWSQWERTKKDKGEAAANDEQKAALASGKVLIKDAIADITLQQVLTRPEDFDVIATLNLNGDYLSDALAAQVGGIGIAPGANINYVTGHAIFEATHGTAPKYANQDKVNPGSIVLSGEMMLRYLGWTEAADLVLKGLNGAIANKKVTYDFHRLMEGATLVKCSEFGDAIIGSM is encoded by the coding sequence ATGAGTGGAGAGAAAATTAAAATAGCAAACGGCAAACTGATTGTGCCTAATAATCCGATAATACCTTTTATAGAAGGAGATGGCACCGGGCCGGATATATGGAGAGCAAGTGTACGTGTGCTTGATGCCGCAGTTAATAAGGCTTACAATGGCAGCCGAAAAATCGAATGGCTTGAAGTGCTTGCAGGTGAGAAGGCATTTAATAAAACGCAAAACTGGTTGCCCGATGAAACCCTTGATACCATTCGCGAATATTTGGTTGCAATAAAGGGCCCTCTAACTACGCCTATCGGAGGTGGTATACGTTCGCTGAATGTAGCACTGCGTCAGATTTTGGACCTCTATGTTTGTTTACGTCCGGTGCAATATTTTACGGGAGTGCCTTCACCGGTAAAATTTCCCGAAAAGGTTGATATGATTATATTTCGCGAAAATACCGAAGATATTTATGCCGGTATAGAATTTGCTGCCGGTAGCGATGACAATAAAAAATTTCTTGATTGGTTTAAAGGTGCCTTTGAAAAGGAATTTAAGAAAATACGTTTTGGCACCGAAGCATCAGTAAGTGAATGGATACAGCAAGCCGGTGATACATCGAGTGAAAACAAAGTAATGGTAGGTATTGGAATCAAACCTGTTTCGCAACAAGGTTCTGCACGATTGATACGCGCAGCTATAAAATATGCAATTGATTACAAACGTAAGAGTGTAACCATTGTGCACAAAGGCAACATTATGAAATTTACCGAAGGTGGATTTTTATCGTGGGGTTATGCCCTTGCTGAAAAAGAATTTGGCTCAGATGTGTATACCTGGAGTCAGTGGGAGCGTACCAAAAAAGATAAAGGAGAAGCAGCAGCAAACGATGAACAAAAGGCAGCTTTGGCTTCGGGAAAGGTTTTAATAAAGGATGCTATTGCCGACATTACCTTGCAACAAGTTCTTACCCGCCCCGAAGATTTTGATGTGATAGCAACGCTAAACCTGAATGGCGATTACCTGAGCGATGCTCTTGCTGCTCAAGTTGGGGGAATTGGAATTGCTCCGGGAGCTAATATTAATTATGTAACCGGCCATGCCATATTTGAGGCAACCCATGGCACTGCTCCCAAATATGCTAATCAGGACAAAGTAAATCCGGGCAGTATAGTATTGAGTGGCGAAATGATGTTGCGTTATTTGGGTTGGACAGAGGCTGCCGATCTTGTTTTAAAAGGATTAAATGGTGCCATCGCAAACAAGAAAGTTACTTATGATTTTCATCGTTTGATGGAAGGAGCTACTTTAGTAAAATGCTCAGAGTTTGGCGATGCCATTATTGGCAGCATGTAA
- a CDS encoding DUF1320 family protein, which yields MASHFIEKADFNTIIPASNLDFITGNDDDILLEMADEAVEEMKSYLAERYAVSEIFAASGGDRNKTLLMYGKDIALYHLFSRRHQYRIPEIRAKRYDAAVKWLKNVQQQIINPTLLQSSGIKTIIGGGNIKRENHQE from the coding sequence ATGGCGTCCCACTTTATTGAGAAAGCTGATTTTAATACCATAATACCAGCAAGTAATTTGGATTTTATTACAGGAAATGATGATGATATTTTATTAGAGATGGCAGATGAAGCAGTTGAGGAAATGAAATCATATTTGGCAGAGAGATATGCTGTGAGCGAAATATTTGCTGCAAGTGGAGGCGATAGAAATAAAACTTTGCTGATGTATGGAAAGGATATAGCCTTATATCATTTATTTAGTAGGAGACATCAATACCGCATACCCGAAATTAGGGCCAAGCGATATGATGCCGCAGTAAAATGGCTAAAAAATGTACAGCAACAAATTATTAATCCAACACTATTGCAAAGTAGTGGCATTAAAACGATAATAGGTGGAGGAAATATTAAACGCGAAAATCATCAAGAATAA
- the truA gene encoding tRNA pseudouridine(38-40) synthase TruA yields the protein MRYFAEIRYNGFAYCGWQVQQNAHTIQEAVNKALTTLLGSEIECIGCGRTDTGVHATQYYIHFDTNQTIDSFRFIYQFNSIVGYDIAMLGLYPVDDGCHARFDATSRCYHYVITHYKDPFLNHLALYQYDQLHLAPMNEACQLLKEHTDFKSLSKTNTQAKTNLCSIQHAQWVNVGDFTYFRIESNRFLRGMVRALVGTMLIIGREKMTVAQFENILHGRDRKLAGENEEPYGLYLSGVNYPFINNKYIRLPWMLGNTN from the coding sequence TTGCGTTACTTTGCCGAAATACGATATAATGGCTTTGCTTATTGTGGCTGGCAGGTGCAGCAAAATGCGCATACCATACAAGAGGCAGTAAATAAGGCTTTAACAACCCTACTTGGATCAGAAATTGAGTGTATTGGTTGTGGCCGTACAGATACCGGTGTGCATGCCACACAATATTATATTCACTTTGACACGAATCAAACAATCGATTCCTTTCGATTTATCTATCAGTTTAATTCCATAGTTGGATATGATATAGCCATGTTGGGACTTTACCCGGTTGATGATGGTTGCCATGCAAGGTTTGATGCTACCTCGCGCTGTTATCATTATGTAATTACTCATTATAAAGATCCTTTTCTTAATCATCTTGCATTATATCAATACGATCAATTACATCTTGCGCCAATGAATGAGGCATGCCAACTACTAAAGGAGCATACAGATTTTAAAAGTTTGAGCAAAACAAACACGCAAGCAAAAACCAACCTTTGTAGCATTCAGCATGCACAATGGGTCAACGTTGGCGACTTTACTTACTTCAGAATCGAATCGAACCGTTTTTTGCGCGGTATGGTTAGAGCACTGGTTGGTACTATGCTCATCATAGGTCGTGAAAAAATGACGGTTGCCCAATTTGAAAACATATTACATGGTCGCGATCGAAAACTTGCCGGAGAGAATGAAGAACCTTATGGACTTTATCTTTCAGGAGTTAACTACCCATTTATTAACAATAAGTATATACGTTTGCCCTGGATGCTTGGCAATACAAATTAA